GTCGACGAGCGCCGGCATGCCGTCGCCCGTGGTGGCCGAGACGAAGAGGGCGGACGGGTTGGCCTCCGCCAGCTGCAGTCGCGCCTCGGGGGCGAGGAGATCGGCCTTGTTGATCACCGTGACGACCGGGGCGCGGGGCGGCGCCTCGAGGCGGGCGACCGCCTGGAGGGGTTCGACCGGGCCGCGGCTTCCGTCGACGAGGTAGGCGATGACGTCGGCGTCCTCGAGGGCGGCCAGCGCCTCGCTGCGCATGGCCTTCTGGAGCGCGTAGCGCGGGTGCAGGAGGCCGGGCGTGTCGTGGACGACCAGCTGGGCGTCGTCGCGGGTGAGGATGCCGACGATGCGCTTGCGGGTGGACTGCGGCTTGGGGCTGGTGATGGCGAGCTTTTCGCCGACGAGCCGGTTGAGGAGGGTCGACTTTCCCGCGTTTGGTCGACCGACGACGGTGACGATGCCGGCGCGCGTCATGGGCGAAGGGGAGCAGGAAACACAAACGCGGGCCGTATGGGGGAACCATACGGCCCGCGTAGGGGGTGCCGGCGACGGCCTACTCTCCCGCGGTCTCTCGACCGGAGTACCATCGGCGCTGTAGGGCTTAACGACCGTGTTCGGAATGGGAACGGGTGTGGCCCCTACGCTCTAGTCGCCAGCGAACTAACGGCGTGGGATCTTGGCGAATCCACCCGGTTCCTCGAGGCGCTCGTGCATGGGAGCGTCCCGGTGAATGGTCGGGCGGGTGCTGCTGCCAGGATCGCGACGCGAGGAAGCGATCGACAGCGGATGTTGGTGATCGTGGTAATTTGGATCTTCAATGAGATCGAGCGTGTTCTGCGTGCTTGGTGTTTGGGTGAGTCAAGCCGCACGGGCGATTAGGACCGCTGCGCTCGGAACGTGTTGCCACGTGTCCACGGGCGGCCTATTGACGGAGTCGTCTCCTCCGGCCCTTCAGTATCTTGGACGGCGTTTCCCACTTAGATGCTTTCAGCGGTTATCGCCACCGATCATCGCTACCCGGCGCTGCCCCTGGCGGGACAACCGGGACACGAGCGGATCGTCCGACTCGGTCCTCTCGTACTAGAGTCCGCATTCCTCAACACTCCAACGCCCACGACGGATACA
This is a stretch of genomic DNA from Gemmatimonadetes bacterium SCN 70-22. It encodes these proteins:
- a CDS encoding GTPase Era; this encodes MTRAGIVTVVGRPNAGKSTLLNRLVGEKLAITSPKPQSTRKRIVGILTRDDAQLVVHDTPGLLHPRYALQKAMRSEALAALEDADVIAYLVDGSRGPVEPLQAVARLEAPPRAPVVTVINKADLLAPEARLQLAEANPSALFVSATTGDGMPALVDRLVSLLPESPFLYDAEDVSTQHLRFFVEELVRETALEQLEDEVPYSIACEVEEFREDRDPVYIRVVLFVERESQKHIVIGREGERIRQIGMVARTKVENLLGQRVYLDLWVKVLDNWRRNERSLKRFGFVLPEEPSS